TATATTTTTGTATGCCCAAAAGGTTTCATCAATATCACTGTAATCTTGAGAATCTAATGATTTGTCATTTGAAATATTTATATTATTATCCATAAATATAGATTTTTCATTGACAGCTCTATACAAAATAGCTGCGAATTCAGCTCTAGTTATATTATTATCAGGCTTAAATGTCCCGTCTTCGTATCCTAAAAACAATTCCATTTCATTACTAGACCACAATATCTCATTTTGGGCCCAATGTCCAAAGATATCAATAAAATAAGTATATGCCCATACACTGTTAATATTAAATATAGATAAAATAAGTATTATAACAGCTAGAACAATTGTTTTATTTTTCATAGATTTATCCCCCTCATAGTCAAAAGCAAACATAATCTCAATATAAAAGCATATTATTATTGTTATAATCTATTATATCTGTCAATTCACCCACATACAATTTAAATATTTATTACAATTTTTCTAATACTTAATATATTTTTCTATTGTTTTAACTTCATCATCATTTATATTGTATAAATTGTAAAAGAAAGTATCTATATAGTATTTGTTTTTATTTATTAAATGATTATACTTGTCTATATTATCTTTATTCATAATTCTTTCATTATATTTTAATATATCTTTCACTTTTTCTTCAACCATATAGCTATCCTTTGTAAATTTTATTTTCAAAGTCTTCAATTTATTAGGATAATATTCATATAATCTTTCGCCAACTTTTTTGCCAACAACTTTAAAATAGAATTCAAATATCTTAGAATTTAGATACCCTAAGATATATTCAATAGAAAAATCTTCTATTCCTTCTTTTACTTTAGCTAAATATACATCTGCACTAGATAATACATTATTATAATCTATTGTAAACCTATTAGCTTCAGCTTTAAAGGGAAATACTATCTTAGGTGATTTGAAGATCTCTATATTTCTTCCCCATTGTATTTCATACCACTTCCTTATATTTCTTTCACATTCTCGCCTTGAAGAAAGTCTATCTTTATATTTTAAAAGTCTTTTAGTTATATTGGGATAGTAATCTATGTTTTTTATAAGGTTAGTATAAATCAAATATTTATTAGTATCTTTCATACCATAACTTAGTATATCGCTATTTTTTATCCATGGCAAAATTACATCTTCTTCTAGACTTTCATTTTCTATATTTTCTTTATACACAACAAATGCCTTATCAAGCCCTGTAATTATGCCTTGACTAAAATTACATATTTGACTAAGGATTGTATCACCTTTTTTTTCTATTTTATCATAAATTTTACTCTCTTTACTAGTTATTAATCTCCACTCTCTATCATTAAGACTTTCATAATTTATCATGAATTTCTTTTTATTTAGTAATTTATCACTTTTTCTATATATATCTATTTTAATTTCATTTCTTTTTTTTTCTTTTTTTACTAACTTAATTATTACTGGGCTTATACCCACATCTTTAAATACTTTTATTCCATTAAAATCAGATATATTTTTTATACAAAATTTTTCTTTTATGTATATTCTTAAATCCCTTGCAGAAGGGGATTCTAAAAAATATCTAGACGTAATAAAAGATAATACCCCATTTTTTTTCAACAAATCAAAACCTTTTTTAAAAAAACAATAAGATATGTCCCCTTTATCTGAATATATATCGCTGTAGTTTTTTTTCAATTGAATTCTATATTGTTTATCTATCTTTTTATGCCCAATATAAGGAGGATTTCCTATGACTAAATCAAACACACATCTATATTTGTTATTAGAATCAATATTCATATTCTCATAAAATCTTTCCAATAAAATATCTACATTAAAGACATTGGGATTAATTTTCTGAACACTATTTAACTTTAATATTAAAGACACTTTAGTCATAAAAACTGCAAATTCATCTATATCTGTTCCCCATAAATTATTTTTAATTATAAAATTTTCGATTCCTTTGTCATATTCCTCAGCTATCTCATGATTCTTTTCTAATATATCTTTTTTATATAAGTTAAATATATTTTTCATTCTTCTAAGTGACTCTAATAAAAAATATCCTCCCCCACATGCAGGATCTATTATTTTATAATAAGGATCTTTAACTATTTTATTTTCATCTATACTATTGTTTACTATTTCTTTAACTATATTAGAAGGGGTATATATCTGCCCCAATACTTTTTTATCTTTTTTAGTCATAATTCCCTGATATATCTCACCTAATAATATATTAGATATATCTTTAGTGGGAATTTTTTTTATATAATTTAGTAATTCATTCTTTGTTTCCAAAGAAATATCTAGATTTGGTAATCCTTTATTGCAATATGAAAATTTATTATTGAATTTAAAACATAAAAGTATATTTCCTATATAATATATTAAGCCCTTCAATGTATTAATATCAAATTCTTTATTCTTCTTTTTTTCTTTTTTTAAAATTTCTATTATTCTATTTGTATGAATCATTTCTTCCATAAACGTGCCTCCCAAGCAAAATCTTTATATACCCATTATATATTAATGCTTATATATTATAAAGAAAACCTGATATCTATCTTATAATTTGTTATAATAATTATTATATTTATTTTAAGGAGTGATTCATTATGGAATATATAACCAAAACATATATGGATAAACTTTATATACCAGCTAAGTTAAAACAAGAATTTTTAAATAAAAAAGTATGCTTTTTTGATATAGAAACTACAGGCTTCAATAGAAATAAAAACTATATAACTATAATTGGCATTGTATATTATAAAAATTCAAAAAAAATTATCAAACAATATTTTGCAGATACTTTAAATGATGAATATCTTTTATTAGAAAAGTTTTTGTGTGATTTTACTAACTTTGATACATATATTT
This DNA window, taken from Clostridiisalibacter paucivorans DSM 22131, encodes the following:
- a CDS encoding Eco57I restriction-modification methylase domain-containing protein — encoded protein: MEEMIHTNRIIEILKKEKKKNKEFDINTLKGLIYYIGNILLCFKFNNKFSYCNKGLPNLDISLETKNELLNYIKKIPTKDISNILLGEIYQGIMTKKDKKVLGQIYTPSNIVKEIVNNSIDENKIVKDPYYKIIDPACGGGYFLLESLRRMKNIFNLYKKDILEKNHEIAEEYDKGIENFIIKNNLWGTDIDEFAVFMTKVSLILKLNSVQKINPNVFNVDILLERFYENMNIDSNNKYRCVFDLVIGNPPYIGHKKIDKQYRIQLKKNYSDIYSDKGDISYCFFKKGFDLLKKNGVLSFITSRYFLESPSARDLRIYIKEKFCIKNISDFNGIKVFKDVGISPVIIKLVKKEKKRNEIKIDIYRKSDKLLNKKKFMINYESLNDREWRLITSKESKIYDKIEKKGDTILSQICNFSQGIITGLDKAFVVYKENIENESLEEDVILPWIKNSDILSYGMKDTNKYLIYTNLIKNIDYYPNITKRLLKYKDRLSSRRECERNIRKWYEIQWGRNIEIFKSPKIVFPFKAEANRFTIDYNNVLSSADVYLAKVKEGIEDFSIEYILGYLNSKIFEFYFKVVGKKVGERLYEYYPNKLKTLKIKFTKDSYMVEEKVKDILKYNERIMNKDNIDKYNHLINKNKYYIDTFFYNLYNINDDEVKTIEKYIKY